GGATTCTGGAGAGCCTGAATGAGCTatccccctgtcatttcaggcagcgcttgctgcctgacagcatgtatttccctttctctccctcgctggacatgcatgtgacatcatgcgcaTGGGATATTGCTAAAGGAGCCGCCTGGTGGGGCCAGACCCAGGCTGCCGTTCAGCTAGCCCCGTGCCTGCTTTCTAATGActagcttaaatctgcttccttgtaattacAACCCATTGGTTATAACAGcgccctcaggagcaacacagaacaagtccactccttccACATGacaacccttcagatatttgaagactacTATTGTATCTCTCCttcatcttctcttctccaggctaaattaATCCAACACCTTCAActtttcctcataggacttggcttCCAGACTGGGACATCTAGGTTgttctcctctgaacccatttcaGTCCATCAATGTCCCTCTTAAAACACATGGCCCAGAACTGGATGTTATTCTGATCAGCAAATAATAGAGTAGAAAGATTACTTGTGATCTggacaccatttatttatttagcatgtttGTATACCTCTCAATACATATgccttagggtggtttacatatgAAAACAAACACAATCCTCAGTGCTTCTGTTAAGGCAGCCCACGACTGCCTTGGCTTTTTCTGCAGCTGCATCACAGTGCTGGCTCATGTTGAACTTGTTGCTCAGTAAGATACTTAGGTCCAtctcacatgtactgctgccaaacCAGGTTCAGTTTGGACTTCTTATCTCTTGGTTTCATTTGCAGCACTGCCAGgcataaaaatggaaaaagaaaaccCAGCACAATGGGAACCAGGGGAGAGATCTGAGGGTGAAGGAAGAATTCCTCATGTTGTCCATTCTGGGACCATGGGGGAGATTTGCACAGGTGCAGCCCCACAACCGGTTaagcaggaggcagaggagggccTGCAGCAGGGCTGGGAGGCCCAATGGCAGGAGTTTCTCAAGACAATGGAGTCTCCACACTCAGAATGGAGGCACACACCACGAACCATGCCTGGACCTCAAGAGGACACAAAAGTTTTTCAACCCACCTTCCATGGTACAGCTGATGCTAGCCAATGGCCTCGAGGAGAGCAAGTAACTCAGATTGTGCCCGGCCACAATGGGGAAGTGCCTGAGGCCTACAAAAGCCTGGACTATTCTGGGAAAATTAAGGAGGAGatcttggaggaggaggactcaatCAGCTTGGAGACCCGGCGCCAGCACTTCAGAAGGTTCTGCTACCAAGAAGCCAAGGGCCCTCGAGAAGTATTCAGGCAGCTCCAGGAACTGTGCCATcggtggctgaagccagagaaaCACACCAAAGAGCGGATTCTGGAGTtgctgatcctggagcagttcctgaccatcctgccccaGGAGATGCAGAGCTGGGTCAGGGAACATGGCCCAGAGACAAGCAACCAGGCAGTGACTCTGGCAGGGGATTTTCTGCTGAGGATGCAGGAATCTGAGGCACAGGAAGAAAAGGTGAGTGGGTTTCGTCGTTGCTGTTTCTTAAAGGCAGAGATACTAAATGTCTCTGGTGCATTATTTCTTGTGTCTCCGAGATTATATTAAAACACAAGAAAGATACCTAGACTAGTCACTTtggggaagggccatagctctgtggagaGCACCTGCTGTGCCTGCAGGTCCcgagttcaatccccagcatctccagagagggctgcgAAATACTATCTAaaatcctggagaactgctgccagtcagagtggacaatactgagcaaaatggaccacGGATTTgatgtggtataaggcagcttcagaaaCGTTCATATATATTATGTCTGGGCTGTACTGTTTCAGGCTACATGATGGACTGCTCCTCCaatacaaaatttttaaaaagcatagctAGCATGGCCGGGCAAAGCCTGGCTAGATTCCTCTTCTCTTTGATGCACCAATTTTCTGTATGGagatttttggtttggttttgcttttgtGTAAGAGAGAATTACTCAACATAAAAGTCCAAACTTGCAGTCAGAAATCATACCACCTATACACAGGTATACCACCTGAGTGAAGCTGAGGTATTGACTGACATCAAGagttagccctattcagacattttgttgtatgaatgtacatatgtctgtacactcatgcatgtgtgggtgtgaatgactgtacctcatTCATTTggaaagtaaacctgggtacagagccctcaaatgcatggtacaggtaggaGGTATAGTGCTCTACCTGGgttcaacataaaatgtgaagaactgtacctatgtacactgtatgttcattgtatgagtgttgaacatatcaGTCATTATGTGAATGTGTTGGTCACTGATTGCATGGTACAGGTAGGAGGTATATTGCTCTACCTGGgttcaacataaaatgtgaagaactgtacctatgtacactgtacattgtatgagtgttgaacatatcaGTCATTATGTGAATGTGTTGGTCACTGATTGCACACAGTGGCAGCAGAAGACTTGTCATATCTGTGTCTTTCATCCCCATTTCTGAATTTGTTCCCTGTCCATTTCAGATGCTAAGGCCTTTGGAGAAGGTATTTGTGAATTCCTCTGGGGCTCAGCAGGAACCACCAAGCACTACGAATGTATCCCACTTTGTGCAGGCTGTACGGAATGGTAAGAAGGAGAACAGCTGCTATGTCAGGAGGCAATTCTGTGACCCCTTAAAGAGTAACAGACACATTGTGGCATCCTGGGCCATGTTGTCAAAAGGAGGCCCCAGCCTACAGACGTTCATGCCActatagatcagggctgcaacCTATTAATTAAATAATCAACCTGTTAATTAAGCCATTAAAAACTGACTCAAAAGGTATCCTTGATTAATCAGGCAacactttaaaaaggttttttttaaggttaattCTTTTTAATATGAGTGCTTATACACACTGCAGATGGCAAGTATAGTTTTAGAAGAGGCCTTCCTCCTTTACTCCCACAAAGGAGGGTGGTGCAGGTACAACTatacctcattatctgcaggggttccattccggcATATGACTGCGGGTaacgaaaccacagataatg
Above is a window of Hemicordylus capensis ecotype Gifberg chromosome 2, rHemCap1.1.pri, whole genome shotgun sequence DNA encoding:
- the LOC128343092 gene encoding zinc finger and SCAN domain-containing protein 23-like; protein product: MEKENPAQWEPGERSEGEGRIPHVVHSGTMGEICTGAAPQPVKQEAEEGLQQGWEAQWQEFLKTMESPHSEWRHTPRTMPGPQEDTKVFQPTFHGTADASQWPRGEQVTQIVPGHNGEVPEAYKSLDYSGKIKEEILEEEDSISLETRRQHFRRFCYQEAKGPREVFRQLQELCHRWLKPEKHTKERILELLILEQFLTILPQEMQSWVREHGPETSNQAVTLAGDFLLRMQESEAQEEKMLRPLEKVFVNSSGAQQEPPSTTNVSHFVQAVRNGDRKENSHLQPEMPEQVELNETALENSSRNVLQIPDMEETPGSECYGSHPERTEEKAFISREGEKPYKCLDCGKTFHWKANLTTHEKTHTGQKPYSCSVCGKSFYERSYLNKHERIHTGERPYACSACGKSFNRRGNLMRHERTHTGEKLSECLECGKRLSQKSCLRAHQRIHTGEKPYECSRCGKSFRYRTALCRHQKIHEKETIRNFKSKRKL